The DNA sequence TCGCTACCCCGAGGTCAAGGCCTGGCTGGCCGAGGTGCTGCCGAACTTCCCGGTGTACTCACACATGCTCGGCAATCTGTCGGTGGTGTTCGACGGGGACACCGCGAGCTCGCGGGTGATCTGCTTCAACCCGATGGTGATCGACGCCGAAGCCAAGCAGATCCTGTTCTGCGGGCTCTGGTACGACGACGAGTTCGTCCGAACCGCAGAGGGGTGGCGGATCACCTCTCGGGTCGAGACGAAGTGCTTCGACAAACTACTCTGACCCTTCGTGACCGACGTCGATGACCTCGTCCCCGACTCCACCGTCCGGAACATCGAACAGGCAATAGCGCGAAGCGCTTTCGCGGAACTCACCGCGTTCATCAGCCCGTTACCCACCGGTCAGATCGTGGCCATCCTGGAGCGACTCGACAGCAACGAGCGCGCCGTCGCCTACCGGATGTTGCCCAAGGGGCGCGCGCTGGAGGTGTTCGAGGTTCTCGACCCCAGCCTGCAGAGCGACCTGGTGCTCGCCCTGCAGGACGAGCAGACCGCCGAGCTGTTCGCCGACCTGGATCCCGACGACCGTGTTGAGCTGCTCGACGAACTGCCGGCGAACCTGGCCCGCCGACTGCTTCAGGGCCTGCCGGCCGACGAGCGGGACATGACCGCCGAGATCCTGGGCTACCCGCAGGGCTCGATCGGGCGGCGGATGAGCCCGGAGTTCGTGCGGGTGGACCCCGAATGGACCACCGCCACCGCGTTGACCAAGCTCAGCGACCACCTCGACGACGCCGAGACGGTCTACACGCTGCCGGTGACCGCCGACGATCGAACCCTGATCGGGGTCGTCAGCCTCCGCGAACTACTCAAAGCGGCTCCGGGGACGACGGTGGGGCAGGTGATGCAACCCGCCCAGTGGGTCCACGCGACCGACGACGCCGAGACCGCCGCCCGGCGCTGCGCCGACCTGAAGATGCTGGCGCTGCCGATCGTCGACCACGAGACGCGGATCGTGGGAATCCTGACCGTCGACGATGCCCTGTCGATCCTGGAGGACGCCGACTCCGAGGACCAGGCCCGCATCAGCGGCGTCGAGCCGCTGCGCCGCCCTTACCTCACGGCCCCGGTGCTGGGGTTGATGCGATCGCGGGTGGTCTGGCTGTTGGTGCTGGCGGTCGGCGCGACGCTGACCGTGCAGGTGCTCGAGGTGTTCGAGGAGACGCTCGCCGAGGTCGTCACGCTGGCGTTGTTCATCCCGCTGCTGATCGGCACCGGTGGCAACACGGGAAACCAGGCGGCCACGACCGTGACCAGGGCGCTGGCACTCGGCGACGTCAGACCGCAGGACCTGGGCAAGGTGCTGTTCCGTGAGTTCCGGGTGGGCCTGTCGCTGGGTGTGGTGCTCGGGGGGTTGGCGTTCACGATCGTCTCGCTGATCTACGGAGTCGACATCGGGACCGTGATCGGGCTGACCTTCCTGGCGTTGTGCACGATGGCAGCCACGGTGGGCGGGGTGATGCCGTTGATCGCACGGGCGATCCGCGCCGATCCGGCGGTCTTCGCCAACCCCTTCATCTCGACGTTCGTCGACGCCAGCGGCCTGCTGGTCTACTTCTTCATCGCCAAGGCGGTTCTCGGGATCTGACCGTCGCGATTTTCTGCCGAGCGCCGCGGTCTGGCACAATGGGCGGCTGTCCGGGCGCGGTGTCCTTCGTGGACGCGCCGCGCGCTGGTCACACACGTCAAGCAAAACCGGGTCCCGGCATCCCGCCGGCGATCGCTGAATTGC is a window from the Mycolicibacterium poriferae genome containing:
- a CDS encoding nuclear transport factor 2 family protein gives rise to the protein MLSLEEISDRLEIQQLLVDYSTAIDRRRFDDLDAVFTPDAYIDYRAMGGIDGRYPEVKAWLAEVLPNFPVYSHMLGNLSVVFDGDTASSRVICFNPMVIDAEAKQILFCGLWYDDEFVRTAEGWRITSRVETKCFDKLL
- the mgtE gene encoding magnesium transporter; the encoded protein is MEQAIARSAFAELTAFISPLPTGQIVAILERLDSNERAVAYRMLPKGRALEVFEVLDPSLQSDLVLALQDEQTAELFADLDPDDRVELLDELPANLARRLLQGLPADERDMTAEILGYPQGSIGRRMSPEFVRVDPEWTTATALTKLSDHLDDAETVYTLPVTADDRTLIGVVSLRELLKAAPGTTVGQVMQPAQWVHATDDAETAARRCADLKMLALPIVDHETRIVGILTVDDALSILEDADSEDQARISGVEPLRRPYLTAPVLGLMRSRVVWLLVLAVGATLTVQVLEVFEETLAEVVTLALFIPLLIGTGGNTGNQAATTVTRALALGDVRPQDLGKVLFREFRVGLSLGVVLGGLAFTIVSLIYGVDIGTVIGLTFLALCTMAATVGGVMPLIARAIRADPAVFANPFISTFVDASGLLVYFFIAKAVLGI